A window of the Arachis duranensis cultivar V14167 chromosome 5, aradu.V14167.gnm2.J7QH, whole genome shotgun sequence genome harbors these coding sequences:
- the LOC107487653 gene encoding peptidyl-prolyl cis-trans isomerase CYP65, giving the protein MGKKQHSKDRMFITKTEWATEWGGAKSKENRTSFKRLPFYCCALTFTPFEYPVCTADGSVFDVMNITPYIVKYGKHPVTGAPLKQEDLIPLTFHKNSEGEYQCPVLNKVFTEFTHIVAVKTTGNVFCYEAVKELNIKTKNWKELLTDEPFTKDDLITIQNPNALDKKVLLDFDHVKNSLKIDDEEIQKMRSDPTYNINVSGDIKQMLLELGTEKGKETAMHGGGGGKAQQERAAALAAILAARSRVKEDSKSDQNGETKAPQAFSIVDAASAAVHGRSAAAAKASSSDKTAARIAMHMAGDREAVNAKLVKSRYTTGAASRSFTSTSFDPVTKNDFEYVKVEKNPKKKGYVQLHTTHGDLNIELHCDITPRTCENFITLCERGYYNGVAFHRNIRNFMIQGGDPTGTGKGGESIWGQPFKDELNSKLVHSGRGVVSMANSGPHTNGSQFFILYKSAKHLNFKHTVFGAVVGGLTTLAAMEKVPVDDNDRPLEEIKITSVTIFVNPYTEPDEEDEQDKEKEKIEDEDNSKVGSWYSNPGAGTLESGGTVGGGVGKYLKARTAQQPESTTSTAVVGKKRKAGAATGEFKDFSAW; this is encoded by the exons ATGGGGAAGAAGCAGCATAGCAAGGATAGGATGTTCATCACCAAAACGGAGTGGGCCACCGAATGGGGTGGTGCCAAATCCAAAGAGAATCGCACCTCCTTCAAACGCCTTCCTTTCTATTGCTGCGC GCTTACATTTACTCCGTTTGAATATCCGGTGTGCACAGCTGATGGGAGTGTTTTCGATGTTAT GAACATCACCCCGTATATTGTTAAATATGGGAAACACCCCGTCACTGGAGCTCCCCTCAAGCAGGAAGATCTCATTCCACTAACTTTCCACAAGAATTCTGAAG GAGAATATCAATGTCCTGTGCTAAACAAAGTTTTCACTGAATTTACACATATTGTCGCAGTGAAGACTACAGGAAATGTGTTTTGCTATGAG GCTGTTAAAGAATTAAACATCAAAACGAAAAACTGGAAAGAGCTGCTCACTGATGAGCCATTCACGAAGGATGATCTTATAACTATTCAG AATCCTAATGCACTTGACAAGAAAGTTCTGCTGGATTTTGATCATGTCAAAAATAGTTTGAAAATTGACGACGAAG aAATACAGAAAATGAGATCAGATCCAACCTATAACATAAATGTGTCGGGGGATATCAAGCAAATGCTTCTAGAGCTTGGAACTgagaaaggaaaggaaactgCAATGCATGGGGGTGGTGGTGGCAAGGCACAACAAGAAAGAGCTGCTGCACTTGCTGCCATCTTAGCTGCAAGATCCCGTGTTAAAGAAGATTCCAAATCAGATCAAAATGGAGAGACTAAAGCTCCCCAGGCTTTTAGTATTGTAGATGCTGCATCTGCTGCTGTACATGGAAGAAGTGCAGCTGCTGCTAAAGCCTCTTCTAGTGATAAAACAGCTGCTAGAATAGCTATGCACATGGCTGGTGATAGGGAGGCAGTGAATGCAAAGCTG gtGAAAAGCCGTTACACTACTGGAGCTGCTTCCCGGTCATTCACTTCAACATCATTTGATCCGGTTACCAAAAATGACTTTGAATATGTGAAAGTTGAGAAGAATCCAAAGAAGAAAGGATATGTACAACTGCATACAACACACGGTGATTTGAACATTGAGCTGCACTGTGATATAACACCAAGGACATGTGAGAACTTTATCACTCTTTGTGAACGTGGATATTACAATGGAGTTGCTTTTCATCGGAACATTCG GAATTTTATGATACAAGGCGGTGATCCTACTGGTACTGGAAAAGGTGGTGAATCAATATGGGGACAGCCTTTTAAAGACGAGCTTAACTCTAAATTAGTTCATTCTGGAAGAGGTGTGGTTAGCATGGCAAATAGTGGTCCACACACGAATGGTTCCCAGTTTTTCATCTTGTACAAGTCCGCAAAACATTTAAACTTTAAACACACAGTATTTGGAGCAGTAGTTGGTGGCTTGACTACATTAGCAGCAATGGAAAAGGTTCCCGTTGATGATAATGATCGGCCCCTG GAAGAAATCAAGATAACAAGTGTCACAATTTTTGTGAATCCTTATACAGAACCAGATGAGGAAGATGAGcaggataaagaaaaagagaagatcGAGGATGAAGATAAT AGTAAGGTGGGATCATGGTATAGCAATCCTGGAGCTGGAACATTAGAATCTGGAGGTACGGTTGGTGGCGGTGTTGGCAAGTACTTGAAAGCCAGAACTGCTCAACAGCCCGAGTCAACAACCAGTACAGCCGTTGtaggcaagaaaagaaaagccgGAGCTGCCACTGGTGAATTTAAAGATTTTTCTGCATGGTAA